From Methanocella paludicola SANAE, a single genomic window includes:
- a CDS encoding rod shape-determining protein — MVEPNDNIGNDTMADDGNPAYGFAENNNTMRKRSTDSIPIGLKIGSTRTVLVMPNYEGSLDIVRTLTCVAKYRDLFTGKLATKFGDEAAEEYADSVYFMFRAGLPQDDDSVKLAAQFIEYLVYKYNIPENSYVTLAHPAVENDRGRKNLKEIISGMSIGRAGRQAWSEAFCGAIPAFDGLDAIKKTFMSVNMGSTTLEMSVFRNGEPVHTVTLGTISGNIVDRKIRLGVQNETQGIVNIDLNTARKYKEEFANFIDYKPVYDSVHIHDKGQYGFKIEKSIMKPVEEYVNNVVEAIMENFFPQLAQDHYQTYKRVLSEPIILTGGMACIPGLKERIQQLLSDELEQKVTVISSDRPDLAPAIGAYRISEYTLQYRE, encoded by the coding sequence ATGGTCGAACCTAATGATAACATAGGCAATGATACGATGGCAGACGATGGTAATCCCGCATACGGATTTGCGGAGAATAACAATACCATGAGGAAGAGGAGCACCGACTCCATACCCATCGGGCTGAAGATAGGGTCTACCAGGACGGTGCTCGTGATGCCCAACTACGAGGGCAGCCTGGACATAGTGCGGACCCTGACCTGCGTCGCCAAGTACAGGGACCTTTTTACGGGCAAGCTGGCCACCAAGTTCGGCGATGAGGCGGCAGAGGAGTACGCCGATTCCGTGTACTTCATGTTCCGCGCGGGCCTGCCCCAGGACGACGACAGCGTAAAGCTGGCCGCCCAGTTCATCGAGTATCTCGTTTATAAGTATAACATCCCGGAGAACAGCTACGTTACGCTGGCTCACCCCGCGGTCGAGAACGACCGGGGAAGGAAGAACCTGAAGGAGATCATATCGGGCATGTCCATCGGCCGCGCCGGCAGGCAGGCCTGGTCCGAGGCGTTCTGCGGCGCCATTCCCGCGTTCGACGGCCTCGACGCCATCAAGAAGACCTTCATGAGCGTCAACATGGGCTCCACCACGCTCGAGATGAGCGTGTTCCGTAACGGCGAGCCCGTGCATACTGTTACGCTGGGTACCATCAGCGGCAACATCGTTGACCGGAAGATAAGGCTGGGCGTCCAGAACGAGACCCAGGGCATCGTGAACATCGACCTGAACACGGCGAGAAAGTACAAAGAGGAGTTCGCCAACTTCATCGACTACAAGCCCGTTTACGATTCCGTCCACATCCACGACAAGGGCCAGTACGGCTTCAAGATCGAGAAGAGCATCATGAAGCCCGTCGAGGAGTACGTGAACAACGTGGTCGAGGCCATCATGGAGAACTTCTTCCCCCAGTTAGCCCAGGACCACTACCAGACGTACAAGCGTGTCCTGTCCGAGCCCATTATCCTTACGGGCGGCATGGCGTGCATCCCCGGCCTGAAGGAGCGCATACAGCAGCTTCTCTCGGACGAGCTGGAGCAGAAGGTCACCGTGATCTCGAGCGACCGCCCGGACCTTGCGCCCGCGATCGGCGCTTACCGCATCTCCGAGTACACGCTGCAGTACCGCGAATAA
- a CDS encoding segregation/condensation protein A, with translation MQTEAPAQHQEESIEILLEMARSGEIDPWNIDIIDVTDRFLARIVEREKVDLPASARTLLYASILLRMKSDVLVNAPPPEPDDDYAFGPDFDLEPEDYPMLEPRQRNAVARPVTLQELITELQRAVATKDASHMRKALKIEKPPRKTIEEVLGIAHNEDIEASILEMTSALDREFAYRDFVMFSELIKDPTPHGIVDVYLPLLFLANRKYVMLTQEILFEDIFIRRSVPNG, from the coding sequence GTGCAGACTGAGGCGCCGGCGCAGCACCAGGAAGAGTCCATCGAGATACTGCTGGAGATGGCCAGGTCGGGCGAGATCGACCCGTGGAACATCGACATCATCGACGTCACCGACCGTTTCCTGGCCAGGATCGTGGAGAGGGAAAAGGTCGACCTCCCCGCCTCGGCCAGGACGCTGCTGTACGCTTCCATCTTATTGCGCATGAAGTCCGACGTGCTGGTCAACGCCCCGCCGCCCGAGCCCGATGACGATTACGCCTTCGGGCCTGACTTCGACCTGGAGCCCGAGGACTACCCGATGCTGGAGCCCCGGCAGCGGAACGCCGTCGCCCGCCCCGTCACCCTGCAGGAGCTAATCACCGAGCTGCAGCGGGCCGTGGCCACGAAGGACGCTTCGCACATGAGGAAGGCCCTGAAGATCGAGAAGCCGCCCAGGAAGACCATCGAGGAAGTGCTGGGCATCGCCCACAACGAGGACATCGAGGCGAGCATCCTGGAGATGACCAGCGCGCTGGACCGGGAGTTCGCCTACCGGGACTTCGTCATGTTCTCCGAATTAATCAAGGACCCCACGCCCCACGGCATCGTGGACGTGTACCTGCCCCTGCTGTTTTTGGCGAACCGCAAGTACGTTATGCTCACGCAGGAGATATTGTTCGAGGATATTTTCATCAGGAGGTCTGTGCCGAATGGATGA
- the scpB gene encoding SMC-Scp complex subunit ScpB has protein sequence MDEKSLMEAALFSAGKPVSEQQLKSLLNRSSTYINSLAQKLMEEYRERNSPLEIVRLEGKYAMQLRPEYAERVVGFSPGELRAPALRTLSVIAYYQPIQQSDLVDIRGQAAYDHVAMLLEKDLIEKKRVGRSYELTTTEAFCDYFGLTKGDVESIKTQIMKKAKLKKESLTKWVDSKVPDVDAFDAVSKLMPKVK, from the coding sequence ATGGATGAGAAGAGCCTGATGGAGGCCGCGCTGTTTTCGGCCGGTAAGCCCGTGAGCGAGCAGCAATTGAAAAGCCTGCTGAACCGGTCGAGCACCTACATCAATTCGCTGGCGCAGAAGCTCATGGAGGAGTATCGTGAGCGTAACTCGCCTCTGGAGATCGTGAGGCTTGAGGGAAAATACGCCATGCAGCTCAGGCCGGAGTACGCCGAGCGCGTTGTGGGCTTTTCGCCGGGCGAGCTCCGGGCCCCCGCGCTGCGCACGTTATCGGTCATCGCCTATTACCAGCCCATCCAGCAGTCAGACCTGGTGGACATCCGGGGCCAGGCCGCCTACGATCACGTGGCCATGCTCCTGGAAAAGGACCTTATCGAGAAGAAGCGCGTCGGGCGTTCGTACGAGCTCACGACGACCGAGGCGTTTTGCGATTACTTCGGGCTCACGAAGGGCGACGTCGAGTCCATCAAGACCCAGATCATGAAGAAGGCGAAGCTCAAGAAAGAGTCGCTGACGAAGTGGGTGGACTCGAAGGTGCCCGATGTGGACGCCTTCGATGCCGTTAGCAAGCTGATGCCCAAGGTAAAGTAG
- the amrS gene encoding AmmeMemoRadiSam system radical SAM enzyme produces MLKEAILWEPLKDGKAKCNVCSYRCVILPGKLGHCRTRKNIDGKVFSLIYGTVTSEASDPIEKKPLYHFYPGSYSYSVGSVGCNFQCEHCQNWGISQAEIQEVYTQDIMPEELARNAVDTLCKSVSWTYNEPGIWVEYSHDCAVKCHEKDIKTIYVTNGYPTPEHLDVMKGLLDAFRVDIKAFSEDFYKKICKSKLEPVLQSTKMAKDMGMHIEVVNLVIPGQNDSPEEIRALSKWCFDNLGPDTPIHFTRFHPMYHMDHLESTPIVVLERAHDIAKKEGMNYVYLGNTLGNKYENTWCPKCNELLIERYGFQIMRYSITPDKKCPKCGEKIPIVGDYGR; encoded by the coding sequence ATGCTAAAGGAAGCCATTCTCTGGGAGCCATTGAAAGACGGCAAGGCGAAGTGTAACGTCTGCTCATACCGGTGCGTCATATTGCCTGGAAAGCTCGGCCACTGCCGTACCCGGAAGAACATCGACGGCAAAGTATTTTCTTTGATCTATGGCACGGTGACCTCCGAGGCCAGCGACCCCATCGAGAAGAAGCCGCTGTACCACTTTTACCCGGGCAGCTACTCGTACTCGGTCGGTTCGGTGGGATGTAATTTCCAGTGCGAGCACTGCCAGAACTGGGGCATTTCCCAGGCCGAGATACAGGAGGTCTATACGCAGGACATCATGCCCGAAGAGCTGGCCCGTAATGCCGTCGATACGCTGTGTAAGAGCGTCTCGTGGACCTATAACGAGCCCGGTATCTGGGTCGAATACTCCCATGATTGCGCCGTGAAGTGCCACGAGAAGGACATTAAGACCATCTACGTCACTAACGGCTATCCTACGCCCGAACATTTAGACGTAATGAAGGGCCTGCTGGACGCGTTCCGGGTGGACATCAAGGCTTTCAGCGAGGACTTCTATAAAAAGATCTGCAAGTCTAAGCTCGAGCCAGTGCTCCAGTCCACGAAAATGGCGAAGGACATGGGCATGCACATCGAAGTGGTGAACCTTGTCATTCCGGGGCAGAACGACTCGCCGGAAGAGATCAGGGCGCTCTCGAAGTGGTGCTTCGATAACCTGGGCCCCGATACGCCCATACACTTCACCCGGTTCCACCCCATGTACCACATGGACCACCTCGAGTCCACGCCGATCGTGGTGCTGGAGAGGGCCCACGATATCGCGAAAAAAGAGGGCATGAACTACGTGTACCTCGGCAACACGCTCGGTAACAAATACGAGAATACCTGGTGCCCGAAGTGTAACGAATTACTCATCGAGCGCTATGGGTTCCAGATCATGCGCTACAGCATTACCCCGGATAAGAAATGCCCAAAGTGCGGGGAAAAAATACCGATCGTGGGGGACTACGGCCGCTAG
- a CDS encoding NAD(P)/FAD-dependent oxidoreductase, whose amino-acid sequence MALLDLIIIGAGPAGMTAAIYAKRKGLTLQVLADSVGGQVTKTGNVENYPGYKSIPGPQLAALIKKQLEEMTVDITMSRAAKLEKSGDYFKVTSGDGHTYEARAVIIASGSKWKELNVPGEKEFKNRGVSYCPTCDGPLFSGMDVAVIGGGNAAAEAVLDLIPLATKVYLVVRSTLKADKVVIDKISANDKVTILTGYTVDKINGTDFVESVDIVSTGGERKTLSVGGVFVEVGLAPNVAFAKDLVQLNDRGEIVIDERCRTSVCGVYAAGDVSDVPQKQIIVAAGEGAKAAMSAFTYISTQKC is encoded by the coding sequence ATGGCTTTACTCGACCTCATCATCATTGGCGCCGGCCCTGCGGGCATGACGGCGGCCATTTACGCGAAACGGAAGGGGCTTACTTTACAGGTGCTGGCCGACTCCGTCGGCGGCCAGGTCACAAAGACCGGCAACGTGGAGAACTATCCGGGCTATAAGAGCATACCGGGGCCCCAGCTGGCGGCCCTCATCAAGAAACAGCTCGAGGAGATGACGGTGGACATTACGATGAGCCGCGCGGCGAAGCTCGAAAAGTCCGGCGATTATTTTAAAGTGACGTCCGGGGACGGCCATACGTACGAGGCGAGGGCCGTCATCATTGCGTCGGGCTCGAAGTGGAAAGAGCTGAACGTCCCGGGCGAGAAGGAATTTAAGAACCGGGGCGTGAGCTATTGTCCGACGTGCGACGGCCCCCTGTTCTCGGGCATGGACGTAGCGGTCATCGGCGGCGGGAACGCGGCTGCTGAGGCGGTGCTCGACCTCATACCCCTGGCAACGAAGGTATACCTGGTCGTCCGGAGCACCCTGAAGGCGGATAAGGTCGTCATCGATAAGATATCGGCGAACGATAAGGTGACAATCCTTACCGGGTACACGGTCGATAAGATCAACGGCACGGATTTCGTGGAATCGGTGGATATCGTTTCCACGGGCGGCGAGCGTAAGACGCTCAGCGTGGGCGGCGTGTTCGTCGAGGTCGGGCTGGCGCCCAACGTGGCCTTCGCCAAAGACCTGGTGCAGCTCAACGACAGGGGCGAGATCGTGATCGACGAGCGCTGCCGGACCAGCGTTTGTGGCGTCTATGCGGCCGGCGACGTGAGCGATGTGCCCCAGAAGCAGATCATCGTGGCAGCCGGCGAGGGTGCAAAGGCAGCCATGTCGGCGTTCACCTATATCAGCACGCAGAAGTGCTAG
- a CDS encoding carboxypeptidase regulatory-like domain-containing protein codes for MKKFINLLLISVILLSLTAVTGVNAAGTAFSISGMVVDRYGNPLSGADVTLIDNAYKTIATKKTNENGNFDFINVIADTDTCTVRVSYTDTDGTKYEMPTYYARWYPTKSIQTIPSSETQIPNYPEPEYGYVYGAIQSGTGNSASFITGIVYLVSMDNDVKYYQFAERTDGKGSYTFYVPAGTYMIYAQHWENGVCYESTHKQITVTRNADINNVLETRIILPLTTPSSSPDPSDMPTSHSNIVNGTVITKDGKPVEGAVVTLLQKADNQSGYIPMKNMDGSMVTTVTDSNGKYVFNGVAPTTNDGKSIQSKKDIKVQVEYTDLSNQKQTVIAPNSDARALYFPNVIMGYGMENAARSVTMPNVVVSFSKGGWVSLSSVPTGAYIYVDGQQLFGPDNTPLMTPCTAYIDAGTHTIKMSKDGYSDSTDTITMEANQQHPDFIMSMEKAVVPAWVTLVVAIIILLIAIIAIVFLLATRIKGILAPVSRALNGFTHKLGSAKADREVAKSHKAEVAKQEASKRETIRARQESTPGDNVNVVNVDPVKRKREPAPVEEGRKKKILDFDLKHIAEGVPKKIKAREPIEAPKEKSPVVFANDIYKKSKSNVERYAEPSRNYEARSYEEPSRSSYDPPQRAQPVSEREALVERPTAPERNERFRIPRISGQRDASTSAGDKERVLRYIRDHPEGVSFIQMSNDLEIIPNNLTYITKELVINDDIEKVKGLYYYKSHSSSSDDSSSSVVVWRLDGDK; via the coding sequence ATGAAAAAGTTCATTAACCTATTGCTTATTAGCGTCATATTATTATCACTAACTGCCGTCACGGGAGTAAACGCCGCGGGTACCGCGTTTAGTATCAGCGGCATGGTCGTCGACCGGTACGGGAACCCTTTATCCGGCGCCGATGTCACGCTCATCGATAACGCATACAAAACGATCGCAACTAAGAAAACGAACGAGAATGGCAACTTCGATTTTATCAACGTCATCGCCGACACTGATACGTGTACCGTGAGGGTTTCGTACACGGACACGGACGGCACAAAATACGAGATGCCGACGTATTATGCCCGATGGTATCCGACCAAGAGCATACAGACCATACCGTCCTCAGAGACCCAGATACCTAACTATCCCGAGCCCGAATACGGATACGTCTACGGCGCCATCCAGAGCGGAACGGGCAACAGTGCCAGCTTCATCACCGGGATCGTCTACCTGGTGAGCATGGATAACGATGTCAAGTATTACCAGTTCGCGGAGAGGACGGACGGCAAGGGAAGCTACACGTTCTACGTCCCGGCCGGCACGTACATGATATATGCCCAGCACTGGGAGAACGGCGTCTGTTACGAGTCCACTCACAAGCAGATCACAGTAACGCGGAACGCGGACATCAACAACGTCCTCGAGACCCGCATCATCTTACCGCTTACAACACCGTCCAGCAGCCCCGACCCGTCGGATATGCCGACAAGCCATTCCAATATCGTTAACGGCACCGTGATCACCAAGGACGGCAAGCCCGTCGAAGGGGCGGTCGTGACCCTCCTGCAGAAGGCGGATAACCAGTCCGGGTACATACCGATGAAAAACATGGACGGGTCCATGGTGACGACCGTCACGGACAGCAACGGCAAGTACGTGTTTAACGGCGTGGCCCCGACGACGAACGACGGCAAGTCCATCCAGTCCAAGAAGGACATCAAGGTCCAGGTGGAGTACACGGACCTGAGCAACCAAAAACAGACGGTCATCGCCCCTAACAGCGATGCCAGGGCGCTGTACTTCCCGAACGTCATCATGGGCTACGGGATGGAGAACGCCGCCCGGAGCGTCACGATGCCGAACGTCGTGGTGTCCTTTTCCAAAGGCGGCTGGGTAAGCCTCTCCTCGGTCCCGACCGGAGCGTACATCTATGTCGACGGCCAGCAGCTTTTCGGCCCCGATAACACGCCCCTGATGACGCCGTGTACGGCCTACATCGACGCAGGCACACATACGATCAAGATGAGCAAGGACGGCTATTCCGACAGCACGGACACCATCACGATGGAGGCCAACCAGCAGCACCCCGACTTCATCATGAGCATGGAGAAGGCCGTAGTGCCCGCGTGGGTAACGCTCGTCGTTGCGATCATCATACTTCTCATCGCCATCATCGCCATCGTCTTCCTGCTGGCGACCCGGATCAAGGGCATTCTCGCCCCAGTCTCCAGGGCTCTGAACGGGTTCACCCATAAGCTGGGAAGCGCGAAGGCCGACCGCGAAGTGGCTAAATCTCATAAAGCAGAGGTGGCGAAGCAGGAGGCCTCGAAGAGGGAAACGATCAGGGCGAGGCAGGAAAGCACGCCAGGGGACAACGTGAATGTCGTAAACGTCGACCCGGTGAAGAGAAAGCGCGAGCCGGCCCCGGTAGAAGAGGGCAGGAAGAAAAAGATCCTCGACTTCGACCTGAAGCACATCGCCGAGGGCGTGCCCAAAAAGATCAAGGCGCGGGAGCCGATCGAGGCCCCGAAGGAGAAGAGCCCCGTCGTCTTCGCGAACGATATCTACAAGAAGTCCAAGAGCAACGTAGAGCGCTACGCCGAGCCCTCGAGGAATTACGAGGCCAGGAGCTACGAGGAGCCGTCCAGAAGCAGCTATGACCCCCCGCAGCGGGCGCAGCCCGTGAGCGAGAGGGAGGCGCTGGTCGAAAGGCCAACGGCCCCGGAGCGCAACGAGCGGTTCCGCATCCCGAGGATATCTGGCCAGCGCGACGCCAGCACGTCCGCGGGCGACAAGGAGCGCGTGCTCCGCTACATCCGGGACCACCCGGAGGGCGTCTCGTTCATCCAGATGAGCAACGATCTGGAGATCATCCCCAATAATCTCACCTACATCACCAAGGAGCTGGTCATCAACGACGACATCGAGAAGGTCAAAGGGCTGTACTACTACAAGTCCCACTCGTCGTCGTCCGACGACAGCTCGTCGTCCGTGGTCGTCTGGAGGCTGGACGGCGATAAGTAA
- a CDS encoding methionine adenosyltransferase — protein MLVEQLLRPYGANKFEIVEKKGLGHPDTLCDGISDAISRSLSKYYIDHFGHILHHNVDKVLLIGGRSRPEFGGGEILRPLAIVIGGRATDDADGTKIPVNDIAKEATEKFLKKTVNNLNGHFTVEPRIGMGSTELRSLVGRVVANDTSIGLGYAPLSHLEENVTKIEPLMRSVKGVGEDVKIMGIRKGNGIQLTMASAIVSKYIEDMEQYNDTKRKVEEKVLGYVTPGWADVSAIVNNADKGEDIYLTVTGTSAEMGDDGETGRGNRPNGLITPGRPMTMEATAGKNPVSHVGKLYNIAANRMAAEIAAFDGVEEAYVYLVSRIGAPLEEPQIKSASIYGKANEKKIEAVIDYWLEHIPDITEDFVKGRL, from the coding sequence GTGCTCGTTGAACAACTACTTCGCCCCTACGGCGCCAACAAGTTCGAGATCGTCGAGAAGAAGGGCCTGGGACACCCGGATACCCTGTGCGACGGGATATCCGACGCCATCTCCCGGAGCCTGAGCAAGTATTACATTGACCATTTTGGCCATATTTTACACCATAACGTGGACAAGGTGCTCCTCATAGGCGGCCGGTCGAGGCCCGAGTTCGGCGGCGGCGAGATCCTGAGGCCGCTGGCCATCGTCATCGGCGGAAGGGCCACGGACGACGCGGACGGCACGAAGATACCCGTCAATGACATCGCGAAGGAGGCCACCGAGAAGTTCCTTAAGAAGACGGTGAATAACCTGAACGGGCACTTTACGGTAGAGCCCCGTATCGGCATGGGGTCCACGGAATTGAGGAGCTTGGTGGGCAGGGTCGTGGCGAACGACACGTCCATCGGCCTGGGATATGCGCCCCTCAGCCATCTCGAGGAGAACGTCACGAAGATCGAGCCCCTGATGCGATCGGTAAAGGGCGTCGGGGAGGATGTCAAGATCATGGGCATCCGGAAAGGGAACGGCATCCAGCTCACGATGGCATCTGCCATTGTCTCGAAATATATCGAGGACATGGAGCAGTACAACGATACAAAGCGTAAGGTCGAAGAGAAAGTCCTCGGCTATGTAACCCCGGGATGGGCCGACGTGTCCGCCATCGTGAACAACGCCGACAAAGGCGAGGACATTTACCTGACCGTAACGGGCACATCGGCAGAGATGGGCGACGACGGCGAGACGGGCAGGGGCAACAGGCCGAACGGCCTCATCACGCCAGGACGGCCCATGACCATGGAGGCCACCGCGGGCAAGAACCCGGTCAGCCACGTGGGCAAGCTCTACAACATCGCGGCGAACAGGATGGCGGCGGAGATCGCCGCATTCGACGGCGTGGAAGAGGCGTACGTCTATTTAGTCAGCCGCATCGGCGCCCCCCTGGAGGAGCCCCAGATCAAGTCGGCGAGCATATACGGCAAGGCTAACGAGAAAAAGATCGAGGCCGTCATCGACTACTGGCTGGAGCACATACCGGACATCACCGAGGACTTCGTGAAGGGCAGGCTCTAG